AAGCGCCGAGACGGCGAAAAAGTAGCCGGCACGCTGCGCCTGCTCCGTTGTCCACCTTCTGCTGCGTTGCCCACGTTGTAATTCGCCGGCTCGCGACGGATACTGGAAACATCATGGCCGAGACCGTTCGCCCATCCGCCGCCGTCGACGAAGCCGACCTTTCCGGTCGCGTGCTCGGCGATTACAAGCTCTTGCGGCGCTTGGGTCGCGGGGCGATGGCCGAAGTCTATCTCGCCGAACAGCGCAAGCTGCGCCGCCAAGTGGCGCTCAAGGTCTTAAAGATCCATCTCGCCGGCGACGTCACGTATGTGGCCCGCTTCCAAAACGAAGCGATGGCCGCGGCCTCGCTCGTGCATGCCAACATCGTGCAGATCTACGAAGTCGGCCAGGCCGAGGGTCTGCATTACATCGCGCAAGAATACGTGCAGGGAATGAACTTGCGCGAGTGGCTCCGTCGCAACGGCTCGCCCGACGCCAAGCTCGCCGTCGGCGTCATGCGTCAGACCGCCGCCGCGTTGCACAAAGCCGCGCTCGCCGGCATCGTCCACCGCGACATCAAGCCCGAGAACATCATGCTCTCGACGTCGGGCGAGTTGAAGGTCGCCGACTTCGGCCTGGCACGCATCACGCGCGACGACGATACGCTGCATCTCACGCAAGTCGGCGTCACGATGGGGACGCCGCTCTACATGAGCCCGGAGCAAGTCGAAGGGAAACCGCTCGACCCGCGGAGCGACATCTACAGCTTCGGGGTCACTTGCTACCACATGCTGGCCGGAGCGCCGCCGTTTCAAGGCGAGACGGCGCTCTCCGTGGCCGTGCAACATTTGAAGAGCGAGCCGCGCAAGCTCGAAGAGATGCGGCCCGACTTGCCGGTCGCGCTCTGCCGCATCGTGCATCGGATGATGGCGAAGAAGCCGCAAGATCGTTACGCCTCGGCCCGCGAGATGGTGCGCGAGCTCCGCACGCTCCCGATCGCCCAAGACGGCGCCGGCGACGACGTCTCCTGGTCGGCCGAACTCGACCAACAATCGGCCTTGGAAGAAAGCGTCGCGGCGGGCCTGCAATCGGCCACGCGGCAACTCGACACGCTCATGAAGACGCAAGCGATCGTCTTGCGCAAGCGCGATCGCCGCTGGAAGCCGCTCGCCATCGCCGTGCTCGCGGCGTTTCTGCTCGGCGGCGCCGCGGCCGGCGTGCGGGCTTGGCGCGAGCCGCGCATCTTGCGTCCGCTCGATGCGGCCCGAGTGCCGCGGCGCGATTCGGCCGAAGCCCAACTGGCCGCCGCGCTCTGGCCGGGGCCCGACAGCGAAGACCGCCTCAAGAGCGTGCAGTTTTATTTTCCCGAAGATAAGTACCATGTCGCTCGTGCGCGGCAAGAGCTCGCACGGCTCTACTGGCGCGACAATCGACTGGATGAAGCGTCGGCCTTGTTCGACGAATTCGCCGGCATGCTCTCCGAGGAATATCAAGCCTTCGGCCTCGCCGGCCAGAGCCTCGTCTACACGAAGCGGGGCCGATTTCCCGAGGCCGCCGAAGCGATCGGCCGGCTGCAATTGAAAAACGGCTGGCGGTTGCTCGATCCGCGCATGGCGCAAGACATGCAATACTCGATCACGGCGAATCGCCAAGCGCTCGTCGAGAAGAACGCGCTCCCCGCTCCGCCGGCGACGCCGCACAACGAGATTCCGCGACAAGCCTCGGCCGAAGCGCAGTGGAACTTGGCGCGCGTGCAACTCGACGATCAAACTCGCGAAGAATCGTTGTCGAGCGTCGTCGAATACTTTCCGCGCGATGTGGAATACGTGCAACAGGCGAAGCAAGAGCTCGCGCGACTTTACCTCCAGCAGAATCGCTTCAAGCAAGCGGAACCGATCTTCTTGGAGTTCGCGACGGAGACCAACGGCGAGCCGGC
This sequence is a window from Planctomycetia bacterium. Protein-coding genes within it:
- a CDS encoding serine/threonine protein kinase, coding for MAETVRPSAAVDEADLSGRVLGDYKLLRRLGRGAMAEVYLAEQRKLRRQVALKVLKIHLAGDVTYVARFQNEAMAAASLVHANIVQIYEVGQAEGLHYIAQEYVQGMNLREWLRRNGSPDAKLAVGVMRQTAAALHKAALAGIVHRDIKPENIMLSTSGELKVADFGLARITRDDDTLHLTQVGVTMGTPLYMSPEQVEGKPLDPRSDIYSFGVTCYHMLAGAPPFQGETALSVAVQHLKSEPRKLEEMRPDLPVALCRIVHRMMAKKPQDRYASAREMVRELRTLPIAQDGAGDDVSWSAELDQQSALEESVAAGLQSATRQLDTLMKTQAIVLRKRDRRWKPLAIAVLAAFLLGGAAAGVRAWREPRILRPLDAARVPRRDSAEAQLAAALWPGPDSEDRLKSVQFYFPEDKYHVARARQELARLYWRDNRLDEASALFDEFAGMLSEEYQAFGLAGQSLVYTKRGRFPEAAEAIGRLQLKNGWRLLDPRMAQDMQYSITANRQALVEKNALPAPPATPHNEIPRQASAEAQWNLARVQLDDQTREESLSSVVEYFPRDVEYVQQAKQELARLYLQQNRFKQAEPIFLEFATETNGEPADRAFGLAGRVILQVRQSDLPGASRTLKELTPLAELVDPVLAKSLAAAIGPLLEKFPQPQAETWREWQRRRKPEQQSE